In the genome of Pseudomonas putida, one region contains:
- a CDS encoding TrkH family potassium uptake protein, with translation MPLPALRFIAFIIGVFLITLAVSMVIPMLTLLLHDRSDDLGAFVWSSLIVLCAGLVMVARGVPDTPQLRARDMYFLTTASWVIVCAFAALPMVFIRHISYTDAFFETMSGITTTGSTVLTGLDSASPGLLIWRSLLHWLGGIGFIGMAVAILPLLRVGGMRLFQTESSDWSDKVTPRSHVAAKLILLVYLGLTALGAWALWAAGMTPFEAINHSMSLISTGGFSTSDASLGHWVQPAVHWVAVVIMILGSLPFTLYVATLRGHRRALLKDHQVRGFLGFLVFVWVAVGTWLSGHSDLSWWDAFRIVAVNVTSVVTTTGIAVGDYTLWGSFAIMLFFYLTFVGGCSGSTAGGLKIFRFQVAAALLVSSLKQLIHPRATISKKYNGHPIDEEIVRSLLTFSFFFSVTIAVIALGLSLLGLDWTTALSGAATAVCNVGPGLGGIIGPAGNFASLSDAAKWLLTVGMLLGRLEILTVLVLVSPAFWRF, from the coding sequence ATGCCGCTTCCCGCATTGCGTTTCATCGCCTTCATTATTGGTGTATTCCTGATTACCCTGGCCGTCAGCATGGTGATCCCGATGCTGACGCTGCTGCTGCATGACCGCAGCGACGACCTCGGCGCATTCGTCTGGTCGAGCCTCATCGTCCTGTGCGCCGGCCTGGTCATGGTGGCCCGAGGAGTACCCGACACACCGCAACTGCGGGCCAGGGACATGTATTTCCTCACGACGGCGAGCTGGGTCATCGTGTGCGCATTTGCGGCCCTGCCGATGGTGTTCATTCGACACATCAGTTACACAGACGCGTTCTTCGAAACCATGTCGGGAATCACCACCACCGGCTCGACGGTGCTGACTGGCCTGGACAGTGCATCGCCGGGGCTACTGATCTGGCGCTCCCTGCTGCACTGGCTGGGAGGCATCGGCTTTATCGGCATGGCCGTAGCGATCCTCCCACTGCTGCGCGTGGGCGGCATGCGCCTGTTCCAGACCGAGTCTTCGGATTGGTCCGACAAAGTGACACCACGCTCGCATGTGGCGGCCAAGCTGATCCTGCTGGTTTATCTGGGCCTTACAGCGCTGGGAGCATGGGCGTTGTGGGCTGCCGGCATGACACCGTTCGAAGCTATCAATCATTCAATGTCACTGATTTCGACCGGAGGATTCTCCACTTCGGATGCCTCGCTGGGTCATTGGGTGCAACCGGCAGTGCATTGGGTGGCCGTGGTCATCATGATCCTCGGCAGCCTGCCCTTCACCCTATACGTGGCCACCTTACGTGGCCATCGGCGCGCCCTGCTCAAAGACCATCAGGTCCGCGGCTTCCTGGGTTTCCTCGTCTTCGTGTGGGTCGCGGTCGGGACCTGGCTGAGCGGGCATAGCGACCTCTCCTGGTGGGATGCGTTTCGTATCGTTGCGGTCAACGTGACCTCGGTGGTGACCACCACGGGCATTGCCGTAGGTGATTACACGCTCTGGGGTAGTTTCGCCATCATGCTGTTCTTTTACCTGACGTTTGTCGGCGGCTGCTCAGGGTCTACCGCTGGCGGTCTGAAGATATTTCGCTTCCAGGTAGCTGCGGCCTTGCTAGTCAGCAGTCTGAAACAATTGATCCACCCAAGAGCAACGATCTCGAAAAAATACAATGGGCACCCCATCGATGAAGAGATCGTGCGCTCACTGCTGACGTTTTCCTTCTTTTTCTCGGTCACCATTGCAGTCATCGCCCTTGGCCTCTCTCTGCTGGGTCTCGACTGGACGACGGCGTTGAGCGGGGCCGCCACCGCCGTGTGCAACGTTGGTCCGGGCCTGGGTGGAATTATTGGTCCTGCAGGTAATTTCGCCTCGTTGTCGGACGCTGCGAAATGGCTGCTGACGGTAGGCATGCTGCTTGGACGGCTCGAAATCCTCACCGTGCTGGTACTCGTCTCTCCAGCTTTCTGGCGATTCTAG
- a CDS encoding BCCT family transporter: protein MTAAPKPRSTLNPPVFFSSAILIFLLVLYATAFQEHAQALFEQVQQWIITNASWFYILAVALVLISVVFLAVSRYGDIKLGPDHSEPDYRKSSWFAMLFSAGMGIGLMFFGVAEPVMHFTTPPVGDPGTVVAAREAMKITFFHWGLHAWAIYAIVALILAYFSFRHGLPLTLRSALYPLIGERIYGPIGHAVDVFAILGTVFGVATSLGYGVLQINSGFHHVFGLPVNTTVQVILIAATCALATLSVASGLDKGIRILSELNLSLAVILMLFVLLLGPTVFLLQTYIQNTGAYLSEIVNKTFNLYAYEPTDWIGGWTLLYWGWWLSWSPFVGLFIARISRGRTIREFVCGVLFVPAGFTLLWMTVFGDSAIHMILNDGVKDLAAVVNEDSSLALFAFLEHFPFSSVISLVAVLMVVVFFVTSADSGALVVDMLASSGQGHSPLWQRIFWSVCIGAVAIALLLANGLKALQTATIASALPFAAILLIAIWGLFKALGLDATRRGLRHQALPGLRHTRHPHGGWQRRLRNIAMMPRRAHVTRFIAEVVKPACEEVALELRKQGYDVMVNERDDGRVSLELSHAGEGRFLYEVRPRAFNTPSFIMRDTEDGADARKYFRAQVHLREGGQDYDIMGWSRDDVIGDILDQYERHLHYLHVVS, encoded by the coding sequence ATGACTGCAGCCCCCAAACCCAGGAGCACCCTCAATCCACCCGTTTTCTTCAGCAGCGCAATACTTATCTTTTTGCTGGTCTTGTACGCCACCGCATTCCAGGAGCATGCCCAGGCGCTGTTCGAGCAAGTCCAGCAATGGATCATCACCAATGCCAGCTGGTTTTATATTCTTGCTGTAGCGCTGGTCTTGATCAGTGTGGTTTTCCTGGCCGTCAGTCGTTACGGCGACATCAAGTTAGGCCCTGACCACAGCGAGCCGGATTATCGAAAGAGCAGCTGGTTCGCCATGCTTTTTTCGGCTGGCATGGGGATCGGCCTCATGTTCTTCGGCGTGGCCGAACCGGTCATGCATTTCACCACCCCGCCCGTAGGCGATCCCGGCACGGTTGTCGCAGCCCGCGAAGCCATGAAAATCACTTTTTTTCATTGGGGCCTACATGCCTGGGCAATCTACGCCATCGTCGCGCTGATCCTGGCCTATTTCAGCTTTCGCCACGGCCTACCGTTAACTTTGCGTTCAGCGCTCTATCCGCTGATCGGTGAACGGATCTATGGCCCAATAGGGCATGCCGTGGATGTGTTCGCCATTCTCGGCACGGTGTTCGGTGTGGCGACCTCGTTGGGGTATGGGGTGCTGCAAATCAACAGTGGTTTTCACCACGTGTTTGGTTTGCCGGTAAATACCACCGTGCAAGTCATCCTCATCGCCGCCACCTGTGCGTTGGCGACGCTTTCGGTGGCTAGCGGCCTGGATAAAGGTATTCGCATCCTGTCCGAGCTTAATCTGAGCCTGGCAGTGATCTTGATGCTGTTCGTGCTGTTACTTGGGCCTACGGTATTTCTGCTGCAGACTTACATACAGAATACTGGCGCCTACCTTTCGGAGATCGTCAATAAAACCTTCAATCTCTATGCATACGAGCCCACTGATTGGATCGGTGGCTGGACCTTGCTGTATTGGGGCTGGTGGTTGTCTTGGTCGCCCTTCGTGGGCCTGTTCATTGCACGTATTTCACGAGGGCGGACCATCCGTGAGTTCGTCTGCGGCGTACTGTTCGTTCCCGCGGGTTTCACTTTGCTGTGGATGACGGTATTCGGCGACTCGGCGATCCATATGATCCTCAACGATGGCGTAAAGGATCTGGCCGCGGTGGTCAATGAAGACAGTTCTCTCGCCTTGTTTGCCTTCCTGGAGCATTTTCCCTTCTCCAGCGTCATTTCGTTGGTCGCGGTGCTCATGGTGGTGGTGTTCTTCGTGACCTCGGCGGACTCTGGTGCGCTGGTGGTGGACATGCTGGCCTCCTCCGGGCAAGGGCATTCACCGCTGTGGCAACGCATCTTCTGGTCAGTCTGCATTGGCGCGGTCGCGATCGCGTTGTTGCTGGCCAACGGTCTCAAGGCGTTGCAGACCGCGACCATTGCGAGCGCTTTGCCGTTCGCCGCCATCCTGCTGATCGCGATTTGGGGTTTGTTCAAGGCGCTTGGTCTTGATGCGACTCGCCGCGGGTTACGTCATCAAGCATTGCCAGGCCTGCGGCATACCCGCCACCCTCATGGCGGTTGGCAGCGGAGATTGCGCAATATCGCAATGATGCCGCGTCGAGCCCATGTGACCCGCTTTATCGCCGAGGTGGTGAAGCCAGCCTGTGAAGAGGTTGCCCTGGAACTGCGTAAGCAAGGCTACGACGTGATGGTGAACGAGCGCGATGATGGGCGGGTATCGCTGGAGCTTTCCCATGCCGGCGAGGGACGTTTCCTCTACGAGGTGCGGCCACGGGCCTTCAATACGCCAAGCTTCATTATGCGTGACACCGAAGACGGTGCTGATGCCCGTAAATATTTCCGTGCGCAAGTGCATCTGCGAGAAGGTGGCCAGGACTATGACATCATGGGGTGGAGTCGTGATGATGTGATTGGCGACATCCTGGATCAGTACGAGCGCCACCTGCATTACTTGCATGTGGTGAGCTGA